Genomic DNA from Pseudomonas fitomaticsae:
ACCCAGATCCTCGCCGGCCTGATGCGCAACGACCATGGCGCCACCGGCAACAAGATTCCCGGCCTCGGCGACATTCCGGGTCTGGGCCGGCTGTTCGGCAGCAACAAGGACACCATCGGCAAATCGGAACTGGTGCTCTCGATCACCCCACGGATCGTGCGCAACCTGCCGTACCAGAGCCCTTCGGACATGGAATTCCCGACCGGCACCGAAACCAGCATGCACATCCAGGCGCCGGACCGCTCGCAGACCTACTCGATGCCAGCGCCTGCCGCGCAGCCTCGTGCAGTGGGTGAAGCGGCCGTGGCAACCACTCACGTCACCGTCGAGAAGCCTTGATCATGAACGCCTCCCAGCGCGGTTTTACCTTGATCGAAGTCGTGGTGACGCTGGCCCTGATCGGCCTGCTGGCCGGCATGGCCGCGCCGCTGACCGAGACCCTGGTACGGCGTGGCAAGGAGCAGGAACTGCGCACCGCGCTGTATCAGATTCGCGATGGCATCGACGCCTACAAGCGTGCCTTCGATGCCGGCTACATCGAGAAATCCCTGAACAGCAGCGGCTATCCGCCGAACCTGAAAGTGCTGGTCGAAGGCGTGCGCGACGTGCGCAGTGCCAAGGGTGCGAAGTTCTACTTTCTGCGCCGGATACCGCGGGATCCGCTGGTGCCGGCCAAACGTGACGACAACGGTGGTTGGGGCCTGCGGGCCTACAACAGTTCGGCCCAGAACCCGCGCGATGGCGAGGACGTGTTCGACGTCTACTCCCACGCCCGGGGCAAGGGCCTCAACGGCATCGCGTACCGCGAGTGGTGATTCTCATGCGCCGGGAAAAGGGTTTTACCTTGCTCGAGCTGATGGTGGTGATGGCGATCATCGCGACCCTGATGACCATCGCCTTGCCACGCTACTTCAACAGCCTCGAGGCCTCGAAAGAGACCACGTTGCACCAGAGCCTGTCGGCCATGCGCGAGGCGCTGGATCACTACTACGGCGACACCGGGCGCTATCCCGATTCCATCGAACAACTGGTGGAAACCCGTTACCTGCGCAATGCGCCGCTGGACCCGATCACCGAACGCAATGATCAATGGGTGCTGATCGCGCCGCCGGACGGCGTGGCGGGCGGCGTCGCCGACATCAAGAGCGGAGCTACCGGGAGGGCGCGTGATGGCAGCCAGTATTCCGAGTGGTAAGCACGTGGAGCAGGGTGGGTTCACCTACCTGGGCGTGCTGTTCCTGATCGTGATCATGGGCATGGGCCTGGCCAGTGCCGGCGAGTTGTGGTCGACCGTGTCGCGCCGCGATCGCGAGAAGCAACTGCTGTGGGTCGGCACCCAGTACGCCCAGGCGCTGCGCAGCTACTACCGCAGCTCGCCAGGGTTGGCGCAGTACCCGAAAGAACTGGTCGACCTGCTGCAGGACGAGCGTTTTCCGGAAGCCCGGCACCATCTGCGCCAACTCTATCCGGACCCGATCGGCGGCGGCGAATGGGCACTGCAACGGGGTTTCGACGGGCGCATCACCGGCATCAACAGTGCCTCCACCGAGGTGCCGTTGAAGCAGGCGGATTTCCCGTCGCAGTGGTCGGATTTCGAAGGCATGCAGCGTTATTCGGACTGGCAGTTCGTGGCCGAGAAAGCCTTCCTCGATGGCACCAACGGCCCGGCGAAGGGCCAGTCGGCATTGCCGCAGGCGTTGCAGCCATGAGCCGCCACGTGTGGTGCGCGTTGATCCTCGCGGCCGTGGCGTCTTTGGCCAGCGCCAGCGAAGAAGACGAAATGATGGGCTTCATCGTCGACGACACGATCTCGCACATCGGCCACGACTTTTACTACTCGTTCAGTGAGCGCCTGCGCGATACCAGCCGCATGGATTTCAACCTGGTGGTGCGCGAGCGCCCCGACGCGCGCTGGGGGAGCCTGGTGACTGTCGAGTATCAACAACGCCTGGTGTATCGGCGCTTCCTGCCGCCGAACACCGTGGAACTGAAGGACGAGGCCTACGAGGCCGCCGACTCGGTTCGACTGGAGGTCGTCCGGCGCAAGCTGGAAGCCCTGTTGCAGGACACCACCGACCTTGAGAAGGACGAACTATGAACACGACAACGTTCTCACGGCGCAGCGGATTCTGGATCTCGGGGTTGTTGATCGGGCTTGCCAGCGCCGCTGCCGTCCAGGCCACCGAACTGGTTTACACGCCGGTCAACCCGTCGTTCGGCGGCAACCCGCTCAACGGCACCTGGTTGCTCAACAACGCCCAGGCGCAAAACGACCACGACGATCCTGATCTCAAGAAACGCTCGACGGTGGCCGGCACGTCGGCACTCGAACGTTTCACCAGTCAATTGCAGTCGCGGTTGCTGGGGCAACTGCTGGACAACATCTCCACCGGCAACACGGGGAGCCTGTCCACCGACGCTTTTATCGTCAACGTCGTTGATGACTCGGGGGCTCTCACGATTGAGGTGACCGACCGAGCGAGCGGCGAAGTTTCCGAAATTCAGGTGAACGGCCTCAACCCATGACGGGATGACGGTTCCGGGGAGTGATGGACATGAAAAAAATAATAGCGCTAGGGCTGATGTTGGCAGCATTACAAGGGTGCAGTCTGCGCGAGCCGATGCCGGCCGAGCAGGACACCGATACCCCGACCCTGACCCCCAGGGCCTCGACCTACTACGACTTGCTGAAAATGCCGCGACCCAAGGGCCGGTTGATGGCGGTGGTGTACGGCTTCCGTGACCAGACCGGGCAGTACAAACCGACGCCGGCCAGTTCCTTTTCCACCAGCGTCACCCAGGGCGCGGCGTCGATGTTGATGGACGCGATGCAGGCCAGCGGCTGGTTTGTGGTGCTCGAACGTGAGGGGCTGCAGAACCTGCTGACTGAACGCAAGATCATTCGGGCTTCGCAGAAAAAACCGAATACGCCGGTGAACATTCAGGGTGAGCTGCCACCGTTGCAGGCGGCGAACATGATGCTCGAGGGCGGGATCATCGCTTATGACACCAACGTGCGCAGCGGTGGGGAAGGGGCGCGGTATCTGGGGATTGATCTGTCCCGTGAGTACCGGGTGGATCAGGTGACGGTGAATTTGCGGGCGGTGGATGTGCGTAGCGGGCAGGTGTTGGCGAATGTGATGACCAGCAAGACGATTTATTCGGTGGCGCGCAGTGCGGGGATTTTCAAGTTTATCGAGTTCAAGAAGTTGCTTGAGGCTGAGGTGGGGTATACGACTAATGAGCCGGCGCAGTTGTGTGTGTTGTCGGCGATCGAGGCGGCGGTGGGGCATATGGTGGCGCAGGGGATTGAGCGGCGGTTGTGGCAGGTGGCGGGGGATGCTTCTACGCCTTCGCAGGATGATGTTTTGAATCGGTACCTGACTCAGAACAAGGTTGATCCGGATGCGGAGTGAACGTGGCGGCCTTCGGGCCGACCAGGTTCTGGCTGATGTATCCGGTTCAAATTGTGGGAGCCAGCCTGCTGGCGATAGCTATTTTTCACAGGCGGGCGTTATTGCGAATGTACCCGGAACGCTGTGGGAGCTGGCTTGCCAGCGATGGCGTCCGGTCAGTCGATGGGGGGCTTTCTGGCTGGGTACATATCCATTTCTGCGGTAGCGACCACCTAGGGTTCCGCCCTTACGGCGGGTCACTTTTTACAAACGCCCGGAATGCCGGCCCAGTCAAAAGTAACCAAAAACGCTTGCTCCTACGTCCGGCCCGCTCGCTAAAGCTCGGGGTTCCTTCGCTCCGGGATTCATCCGGGGGGCATCGCCTACGGTTTGCTTCGCTGCACCTCCTCTCGATGTGTTTGGCTTCGCCAAACGGTCGCTGCGCTCCCACCCCGGATGAATCCCTCCACTCAGCCTTCCGACGTCGCCCGAAGATCAAAAGCGGTACTCGAGCTAACGCTCATCGTTTGGTTGGGTGAGGGTGCAAGACTGTGTAGATGAGCTTGGTTTTGATTTTTTTGTTTTGAAAGCTTGAGTTCAACTCGATGGTTCAGGTCGATGTAACTCGAATGAACAACTCGGTCGGCTCCCTCTCCCCCCGGGAGAGGGCTGGGGTGAGGGCCAGCGTCCTGAAGTTCTGTTTAAAAACGTGTCTGAATACATCGAACCTTCCCACAAGGTTTTCAGGTTGTCCGTCGGAAGCGCGGGCTCTAGCCTGTTTCGGTCGCTGCCAATTCAGCGATCGGGCATGGAAACCCGCATAACAACAGAGCGCACAAGCGCCATTCATAACGTATCCTGCGCACCCTCATGGTGTGCACTTTGTTATGGCGGCTGTGCGTAGGAGACCTCGTGTCTGCCGGGTTGCTCTGTCCCGGGTTTCCAGCCTGCGTACAGCTGCCACCTATTCGCTTGGAAACCGAATAGGGCCAGCTATAACCGTCATACAGGGTAAAAAATCATGAAGAAACCAACACCCAACCCACCCGAAACCCAAGCCAACCCCGAAACCGACCCAACCTCCCCATACACCTCCACCACTTCCAGAAAACTGCACGAAGCCGCCGAACGCGCCCTCGATCATTACCTCTGCCCCGGCGCCCACATCATGGGCAGCGTCAACGAACCCGCCCCGATGTACCTCGCCAACCCGGCCTACAACACCGAATCCCTGCTCGCCAACGCCAGCGAGTCCCTGGGCTCGGCCAGCGAAATGCTCAACAACTTCGCCGCCACCCTCGACCCGGCCCACCGTAAGACTGCCTTGGGCATCGCACAGATCCTCATGCTAGGTGAACTGGCCGTAAATCAGGCCTTGGATCACGTCGAGCTGAAGGACTGATCCAGCACATCCCCAATAAAAAACGCGACCCAGCAACGGGTCGCGTTTTTCACTTTCAATCCGGAGCCACCATGGATCCCCTGATTTCCACAATCGTTTCAGACTTCGAAAGCGAAGAGCAGGCCGCCAGCTACGACCGCTGGTTGATTGCCAAAATACAGGCTTCAATCGATGACCCACGACCCAGCATTCCGAATGAAAAGGTGATGGCTGAAATGTCGGCCCTGATGGAGGACAAACGAAGAAAGCATGAGGCGGGGTGAGGCTCACGCAGCGGTAATACGAAAAAACCGCGATCCCTGACAGGAGCGCGGTTTTTGTTTGGAACGGAGCGAGCAACGTACTAGAAAAAACGACGTCGCGGGTACTCCTGACGCGTGTGCAGTACGTTCACGATTTCTATTCGATCAGTTACCCGATAGATGATCAGATAACTCGAATGTACAACAGCTTCTCGAGTGCCGGGGATCCGACCGGTTCGATAGAGGCAGAAGGTTGGATGCAGCTTTTCCAATCGCCCTGACGAGCTCTCTGGCTGCTCTGGGATGTCTTTCTGTTATGAAGTCGATAATTAGCATCAGCTTGGCCCGTGCTTCGGGCCTCCACTCAATCGACCTCGAAACCATTGTCTTTTGCCTTGAGCAAGGCATGTATCTCAGCCATCACCTGGTCATGCGAAATATTCGGACGCGGATCATCGAGAGAGGCCTGTACTTCGGCCCGAAACCAACGGTCATAACTCGCAGCCTGTTCCTCAGGATCAAGATCCGAAACAACCGGGCATAGTGGGTCGATCAAAGACGGGTCGATCATGGAACCTCCGGGTTTGGTGCCTGGAAGTCTATTCGGTAACGGTA
This window encodes:
- a CDS encoding type II secretion system protein, with product MRREKGFTLLELMVVMAIIATLMTIALPRYFNSLEASKETTLHQSLSAMREALDHYYGDTGRYPDSIEQLVETRYLRNAPLDPITERNDQWVLIAPPDGVAGGVADIKSGATGRARDGSQYSEW
- a CDS encoding DUF6124 family protein; the protein is MKKPTPNPPETQANPETDPTSPYTSTTSRKLHEAAERALDHYLCPGAHIMGSVNEPAPMYLANPAYNTESLLANASESLGSASEMLNNFAATLDPAHRKTALGIAQILMLGELAVNQALDHVELKD
- the relB gene encoding type II toxin-antitoxin system RelB family antitoxin, with the protein product MDPLISTIVSDFESEEQAASYDRWLIAKIQASIDDPRPSIPNEKVMAEMSALMEDKRRKHEAG
- the csgE gene encoding curli production assembly/transport protein CsgE: MSRHVWCALILAAVASLASASEEDEMMGFIVDDTISHIGHDFYYSFSERLRDTSRMDFNLVVRERPDARWGSLVTVEYQQRLVYRRFLPPNTVELKDEAYEAADSVRLEVVRRKLEALLQDTTDLEKDEL
- a CDS encoding type II secretion system protein, with the translated sequence MAASIPSGKHVEQGGFTYLGVLFLIVIMGMGLASAGELWSTVSRRDREKQLLWVGTQYAQALRSYYRSSPGLAQYPKELVDLLQDERFPEARHHLRQLYPDPIGGGEWALQRGFDGRITGINSASTEVPLKQADFPSQWSDFEGMQRYSDWQFVAEKAFLDGTNGPAKGQSALPQALQP
- a CDS encoding type II secretion system protein — translated: MNASQRGFTLIEVVVTLALIGLLAGMAAPLTETLVRRGKEQELRTALYQIRDGIDAYKRAFDAGYIEKSLNSSGYPPNLKVLVEGVRDVRSAKGAKFYFLRRIPRDPLVPAKRDDNGGWGLRAYNSSAQNPRDGEDVFDVYSHARGKGLNGIAYREW
- a CDS encoding curli assembly protein CsgF, with amino-acid sequence MNTTTFSRRSGFWISGLLIGLASAAAVQATELVYTPVNPSFGGNPLNGTWLLNNAQAQNDHDDPDLKKRSTVAGTSALERFTSQLQSRLLGQLLDNISTGNTGSLSTDAFIVNVVDDSGALTIEVTDRASGEVSEIQVNGLNP
- a CDS encoding CsgG/HfaB family protein, producing MKKIIALGLMLAALQGCSLREPMPAEQDTDTPTLTPRASTYYDLLKMPRPKGRLMAVVYGFRDQTGQYKPTPASSFSTSVTQGAASMLMDAMQASGWFVVLEREGLQNLLTERKIIRASQKKPNTPVNIQGELPPLQAANMMLEGGIIAYDTNVRSGGEGARYLGIDLSREYRVDQVTVNLRAVDVRSGQVLANVMTSKTIYSVARSAGIFKFIEFKKLLEAEVGYTTNEPAQLCVLSAIEAAVGHMVAQGIERRLWQVAGDASTPSQDDVLNRYLTQNKVDPDAE
- the relB gene encoding type II toxin-antitoxin system RelB family antitoxin, with the protein product MIDPSLIDPLCPVVSDLDPEEQAASYDRWFRAEVQASLDDPRPNISHDQVMAEIHALLKAKDNGFEVD